A region from the Schistocerca serialis cubense isolate TAMUIC-IGC-003099 chromosome 1, iqSchSeri2.2, whole genome shotgun sequence genome encodes:
- the LOC126478270 gene encoding keratin-associated protein 6-2-like isoform X2, with protein sequence MKALTTALLLTVLAAYCGATEEKTVQKRGLLGGYGGYGGGYGLGHGIGYGGYSRGISIGYGGLGGGYGGYGGYGGLGHGIGYGGYSRGISIGYGGLGGGYGGYGGYGGYGLGHGIGYGHHG encoded by the exons ACCACAGCCCTGTTGCTGACTGTGCTGGCAGCTTACTGCGGCGCTACTGAGGAGAAGACAGTGCAGAAGCGAGGCCTGCTGGGTGGCTACGGAGGCTACGG CGGAGGCTACGGTCTAGGCCACGGTATCGGCTACGGTGGCTACTCCCGCGGCATCAGCATCGGCTACGGTGGACTCGGAGGCGGCTACGGTGGCTACGGAGGCTACGGTGGTCTCGGCCACGGCATTGGCTACGGTGGCTACTCCCGCGGCATCAGCATCGGCTACGGTGGACTCGGAGGCGGCTACGGTGGCTACGGAGGCTACGGTGGCTACGGGCTGGGCCACGGCATTGGCTACGGTCACCATGGCTGA
- the LOC126478270 gene encoding keratin-associated protein 19-2-like isoform X1: MKALTTALLLTVLAAYCGATEEKTVQKRGLLGGYGGYGGYGGYGGGYGGYGGYGLGRGYGGYGGYGLGHGIGYGGYSRGISIGYGGLGGGYGGYGGYGGLGHGIGYGGYSRGISIGYGGLGGGYGGYGGYGGYGLGHGIGYGHHG; encoded by the coding sequence ACCACAGCCCTGTTGCTGACTGTGCTGGCAGCTTACTGCGGCGCTACTGAGGAGAAGACAGTGCAGAAGCGAGGCCTGCTGGGTGGCTACGGAGGCTACGGTGGCTACGGAGGCTACGGTGGAGGCTACGGTGGCTACGGAGGTTACGGCCTGGGCCGCGGCTATGGCGGCTACGGAGGCTACGGTCTAGGCCACGGTATCGGCTACGGTGGCTACTCCCGCGGCATCAGCATCGGCTACGGTGGACTCGGAGGCGGCTACGGTGGCTACGGAGGCTACGGTGGTCTCGGCCACGGCATTGGCTACGGTGGCTACTCCCGCGGCATCAGCATCGGCTACGGTGGACTCGGAGGCGGCTACGGTGGCTACGGAGGCTACGGTGGCTACGGGCTGGGCCACGGCATTGGCTACGGTCACCATGGCTGA